The window GACTAAATGTATTTGAATCtctgtatgcgcacacacacacacacatatatatatatatatatatatatatatatatatatatatatatatatatatatatatatataatatatatataatatatatatatatatttatattcatacatatatatatatatatatatatataatatatatgcatatttatatatatatgcatatatatataatatatataatatatatattttatatttacatatatatatatatatattatatctacatatatatataacatatataatattaatataatatatatatagaacccaatgccgccggggaaaaaaaataaaaaatgggggaaatgctgagctcattttatatatttttttgtctgcacatagatggctctgctagtacttagcccaaaggagtcaattagtagaccatatgaccttacgtgatttgaattggcgggaacaaCTGAGTTCTGAGTTCTAAAGTaatttaaataaagtaaatcctgtaattacagatccttatagtgctttgtcagcaccttcagtgctcttgtttttgcaggtggcacgagactacagtaggcatagtcagcaccccacctcagacccgcagctctcttctacaccagggtagcccttgtggctttgacccctgggtagggaggcccagttgtctggggcgtcatttgggggcactttttctttggtcctgaattcttttccttaatgtgactttcctgagcctaccgcaagttcggcggtaaggaagtgtcctccacataattcgatccctctgtggtactggaaaacgcaaccaggcttccactgggggggtagaggacggaaaactgccatactctcttagctattgctgttaggttgataccaaaagttaaaaGTTGTTTGTCctttcaggactacgactttgagaaaggggtcggacctagtccgatacccaggatgagtgataccccggctaccccttctcctcaaggATGAGGGGTGACTCATGACCCTTCTATGACCAATCTGACTATGAACAATGGAATCCCTACTAATGAAAAACGAGAAGACcatttttcaaaatccccacccgtATAGTTACCACACGTTTGTAGGACAGCCAAagctttgattttatttattgacATAATATTCATTGTATTCATTATCTCTTCCTGTTATTTCTTGGGCGCCCATAAGACTCATTTCCAGCATTTGGTTCTGGACAAAGTGGTGTTACCCCTTAACTTGGTTCGGTAATGGAAAATATCTGTATAATTAGTCATCGGTAGAAACATCCCTGCTGCActgtgaaagtgaaagaagaattGCTATCACAGCAACATGAAAACCTGCAAATACTACAGCGGTGCCGAGAAATTTAACTGGATAATAACACATTTAGGATATGTCTTATTCCTACAATCCTAGGCAGATACTGCAGTTGGGTAATGCTAGTTATGGTACTGATAAAGAGAACCTATTACCGAGGAACCAAGATACCTActttataatgaataatatctCAGCTCTCATGGACTCTTGCCTAAGGATGTAATACATCCATCAGTGTAACAATTTTAGTGGGATTGTAGAATGCGTATGAATGTAATATGAATCTCTACAAAAACAACTTAGAAAGTAAGTAGCGATAGCTGATATCTAGAGTCtgtattttcatgattttttgtatttttagccCATTTATCTACATTcgttctctcgtcctcctcttgtactccaccttctgtctctctctctctctctctctctctctctctctctctctctctctctctctctctctctctctctctctctctctctctctctctcgctttctgagTATCTACTTAAtacattattagtaataaaacTAAACATCTTACTCCTTTTAGTCGGGATGCTTTGGATCTTCAAATGGCACTTAAAGTATCGCCTAGCAGTAACTGAAACAATTACTGAATCGGCTGAGCAAGGTGATGAACCACTAAGATGTGAAAAAAGGATGGGTTTCATAAAGAGATTACTTCGCCTGAAGGAACATAATGCAATGGAAAAACGTAAACTGTTTACTCATGAAATGCTGTATTTTTTCAACCACAGTTTATGAATAAGCTCCGTTTCAGTCCTTGAACATTCAACCACCACGTCTTCTCTACTTCGCTACATATAATCAAATACgttctttactattactactcaCAATGTCGTGATCTACAAGATTAACTTTCGACCCTTCGTACGAAATGTTcgagctgccaccacctggttaattctTCCAGGAACGTAAGTTTAGTGTTCGGAAAGTGAGAGAcatgtagaagagtgtaagtaaagttaaaagGAAGCAAGTGCAAGTGTATAGAAAGTACCAAGATTCGAGGGTCAACAAACGTTAGCGTATTTAAGTTAATCAAATTACTTTAAAAGTCCTTGGAACACGAGGGGAGACAATGGAGTCTTAAAAAAACATGAATTCAAGTTACAAAGGTTTATTAAAACTaaaacatttaaatcaaaatcacaaagtaaaaaatggaaaaatcatCCTCCAATATCCATAAAACAAGCGGgagttaaaaaacaaaacaaaaaaacactggaTATTAAAAGGGTAAAACACTAAACACAGAACATTAAAATTGAATTAAAGTAAGATAAGagagcacatcacctcattaaaaagagtGACAAACatgccatcttaccgcctcttaGTTGCCATCCTCGCGACCACAGACCAGCGCCTCACGGAAAAaagatgctccccccccccccccccccccgcctttgaCCTGGCCATTCGGGACCTATATATACCCCTCCCAGCaagcatgaataaaaaatgaggggaatctAGGGTCAAACTAGGTGAAGGTCGCGTCGCTCTCCAGagagggcggtgtcttcccctcctAACAAAATACACTTTCCCTTTAAAAGGTGGTTTAATTTAAAAGGAATCTTTAAAAGTAAAgagaattattaaaattataagaaaaaaaaaaggaaaaagtttatCATACAATCCCCCATGAGGCAGAATGTGCTCTCCTTTGCGGTCAGGTAAAAGAAAACGcgaataaaaaacaatatgatcaaaataatcaatataattaacaCTATAAAAAACCTCCCCAGCTTCCCGGAAACGTTTGTTTTTCAGAGGGGAGACTCGTGTATTCCCCAGGTTCCTCCATCCCTTGGCTGGAGATTCACTACAACAACAGACTATCTAGATCGAGCTACATTCTATATTTGCAAACTTGAGTAAGAAAGTGTATTGTAGGATCTGTATTCTACAAATATAACAACAGAAAGTTTTGTTTTTCCCTAAGAAATTCAAGCCCAAAGTTACAATAAACAATCGTGTTAGTCGGTCCCACAGTTATTTCATATGAATGGTGAAATGGATTATAGAGATACTTATTAGTTttcaaagtgtatatatatatatatatatatatatatatatatatatatataacataatccaAAGTGGCATGAATTGCTGTACTCTCTGAAGTGCCAAGTAATGTTTGGGTTAGCAACTAGTGCCACTAAAAGTTGTAAGCCCTGAGACAAGCGTATGCGTGGATAGGAAATATTTATGTAATGTTTGTAGTGTAAACGTTTCACGAACATCCACGCGATTGCACACATATCCTCATTTAGACACATATCTCAAAAATCAAACACATCCGGTGATCGATGTAAATCAAATTTTATTGCagaatatagacagataatagcatatattatatatatatacatatattatataatatatatcatatattatataatatatattatatattatatatatcaaatacatatatatattatattaaacatataaaaaataaatatatatatatatatctacacacacatacaatatatatgtgtgtgatatatatatgtacacacacactatatatatatatatatatatatatatatgaataagaccagtggttagagcactggcctccgatcctcgtagtcccgagttcaattccccgtcgcggcggtcgtaaaaatgcctgcgctctgactgctcgctcgagtccgagaaaacgacatattgccttgagaagtcaccgccgtagcacaagttttagcacaccgaaccgcggttgattaagaagggcatccaatcaggtaagggtaacaacgccatgtaacctctcaatagtgaattgagagaggcttatgtcctgctgtggaatgaatggctgataatttatatatatatatatatatatatatatatatatatatacatatatatatatgaataaacacacccatacaGTATATCCACACTTCTGTATAACAATGTCCACATGCATAGCTATACATCCGCATGACAAAAGTGTGTCCACATGCAgggatacatgtatatttatccacACATGTCTGAATACATTCACATGAAACCAGACATCCAAACACATTAAAAACATCACATCTTGTatcggaaaaagagagaaagagggaatagttACGAAACAGGTTAAGACGTActgaactaatatatatatatatatatatatgtgtgtgtgtgtgtgtgtgtgtgtgtgtgtgtgtgtgtgtgtgtgtgtgtgtgtgtgtgtgtgtgtgtaagtgggtgtgtgtgtataaacacacacacacttatatataaacatgtagcaTATGTGCATGAAAACAAGGGAACTCCCTGTGTCTCGAAGCGTGGTGCTCTGCACAACGCAGAACTCGTACTTCCGGTCTTTACAAATGCCAAGAAAAGTCACAGACACTTACCTATGCCGCCGGTCTGGGCGTTCCCCGGGGAAGCTGGATGGATaagtttattgttatttatgcaatctacatgcatatacgtgtacgcgtgtgtgtgtgtctcattcattctccttcaGGACTTCTCGATACCTTATTGAGGGGttatttgcctgattggatgcccttcctaatcaaccgaggttcagaCCGCAGTCCCAATACATCCGAGGAAACGATTAAATTCCGCCTCAAATTTGAAGTTACCGATTCATAGTTTTCAGAGAAAAAATTGTTTGAATCACAAGTTGCGTTTTGCTGGGGAGTTTGCTATCCAATTTCAGGAAGACTCGGGGCGCAGAGCATTGAGGAATCTTAAGGCTTTAGGTCCGCAACGGTAAACAAGTTGCTTCTCCGACACGGCCTCCAAAGCGCCTTTTCTGTAATGATACCTGTTGCAGTGTtgagaaaaatacattttaaaaggCGTATACCACGAAGTACTTTTAACAAATTATAGGttcgttctgtttatttttccccATTTACCTCAGCAAGGAATTTTCAGGTCACAATCTTAATTTAATGTAATGTAACTTGATCTTCTAGCAAACCTCAATCTCCTACTAATGTTATCATCTTTCAGCAACCTACCTTAATCCTCTAGCGAAGTTATTATAACTCAAGGGCGGAGTGTGTGAGGTGCGCGAAGCCCAGAGTTTGGCGATGGCGTAGGGCTGCACCAAGCGGAAGGTCGCGTTGGACTCGTCTTCCCAGCAGATCAAGGAAGGGTTCGATCGCGGGTTCACTAGCAGGCGGATCAGGAACTCCCAGTTCTTGGGACCTCGAACTAAATAACGAAAAGCTTTGGTTTATTGTTATGTAATCactggcattgttattatcaatgttaaggTTAtcacttcttgttattattattattatcaggagtGTTAGATTCGTTGCCCGCAGGAGGGTCATAAGTGCCCCGTGGGGTGACGAGAAGCATTATTAGACTGTAAATTTAAGGTTATCATGAAGGAATGtttaaaaacaaatatcataTTGCATCAGCCAGTAAACCAATGCATATACTCAAaacttttgttgtcattatcgtcaaCATTGAAGATCTGATAATTAAAATGAAGTAATACCagataaaccgtattcatgttgacaaatgtagaaaaagtatatatttctGAGTttggcaataacattaataacaaaattgatactgTAAAcggcagtgatgataaaaaatataacgataattaATTGAAAGCAAAtataaagcaaaaaggaaaaaagtaagaataaaaacattaaatttagaaaataaatatacctctcttttttttcttcgaaggAATCTTTTGCAGAATTTCGTACTGATCTTCAAATAACTGGTGTGGTGAGGAACTGGCCGCTTCTGTCAACGCGTTACTGTTCTCTGTTAATGAAGCAGTCCCCCTTTTTATTACAGTGGAGTAACGTAATATATATCttgttaacccattgctgccggggaTGGCATGTACACACTGCCAGATAATAGGTAATAGCCCCTTTCTACCCATCCTCCACCTATACACCCATGCCAAGAGCCCAGGCTGCCCTCACTCCTCCAATGCCAgtaaaaaacaccaacaaaaaattgttagttgtggtgtgtgtgtggggggggggggggggcatttattAATGGTCagattatgttttatattatatattaccgTTTTAAGTAACACCATCGTTTCTCTCCGTTTCTATTAAGAAGTCTCTTTTTGTTTGATTACTATGATTTCATTTCTATaatctattatatgtattacatacaatCTTGAAAATACATACTAAGTATTTTTTAATCAATTGTCAGGCTTCTCCAAACATGGTGTAACGTGGTCTTTCAATTACCGAAGAAGTATATATGAAGCGAACTGCAATtggctacttatatatatatatatatatatatatatatatatatatatatatatatatatatatatatgacactacTGTTATCTGCTGCGACTGCGCACGACATGCCCACTCTGAACTTAGTTTATTTTCTTCACACATAGATGGATCCTCGAGTGCTTAGTCCTTGTTTTCcggtaatattttcttttatgttgcTATTAGTAATCTTTGTGAGAGATCGTAGAAACATTCAGGGCGTCTGAGTATTATGCTGTGTAAGTTTCAAGCAGTCTTTGGTTTATCTGATTATGGTTAAAGACTGCTTTCAGAGCCCCTCATAGTTATATCTTTCAAAAGTTCTGATGTTCAGTATACTTTAAGTTTAAAATAGTGTCTAAAATAGCCCATTCTTCGTGTATGAAACTGTTAATGTTTTTCCATTATTATACTTCCTTTGATCATTTAGACCCATACAACCACAAGCGGTTAAAATTAATACAAGTAAAAGCTAAaaagatcaaataaaaaaataaaaaaaggaaagccaGCAGCACGGAATAAAAATGTGATCGAGCAGAGGTCATGGGGTGCCATGTgctgctttcctttctttctttctttgttggatttcttggctatcaaccagcggcatgtggttaaggttattaagccaatggatcctatttattctaacAATTTATATAAGGCTATAAAGCTTTGTCTCTCTtggaaaagtgattactttacttattattttttcattatctgataccagatttgatgttgtgaatggtaGGTTTTGGTTTCTTAAGTAATTTCCAAAGTTTTGTCTGTTGCAATGATATTTATGGCAAGTTATGAGGAAATGTGTTATTGTCATGTGGTTTGTGCAGTGGGGACATTCtggaggatatatatttttttttcaatgtaaagTGTGAGGTGTGTTATTCTTGTGGCGTTTGTTTTTAATCGccccaacaccacctcttctcttctggATCTTGTGGACTGTATCCcacgtttctattattattttgtttttgttggttatgtctaggttggtccactcacttttccaaaggagatatatttttgcttttataagagacacaaaacacttgagatctgtacgaactatgttaatgtccagatcgtcagttgacccggctaatttgtcagccttgTTCATTGCCATgaataccagagtggcctggtacccatattagcttgattgatttgttggcaacatgtaacttacgaatggtattacccagcagttaatttttagtggtttctaaggatttaatagctttaagtgaactcaatgaatctgaaaaaaaataactattttatcgtgggtcgtcgatagtgcaaaatcaatggctctatcaatggcaaaaagttcagcaagaaagatcgatgtatgattcggcagtacaaactttagttcacattcagtcgaccatacacccgcacctacacattcatctgtcttggagccgtcggtgtatatatatgaaaaaaagttagatgtttaataaggatctctctgaacctctggcgtacctcaccctccggcgccatggccttggctgacggaagccaggcttccaagatagaaaaattgggggtttcccatggccctatatttgactgaaccagggtattgaTGGttgagagatctataccgactttctcgacgaggtcgtagagtctcgtggcaaagggccttgtgcctccattgccagtagggtggctcgggtctcgagccacctttgcggcataggtcagggctaactGGCCTCGtttgagtcggaggggaggtactcctgactccacctcaagacgctcgatccgagtacattttacagctcaaacacacacacgcaaacacgcattctgcacagcatccaaacctttcaaacttgttttcgatgccgaaccatacacgattgacccataatcaactttagacctaatcagggctttatataccattagcaaagactgtctatcatttattaccagaaatgcactttaataaatttagtgctctttgacatttattctttaactgaccaatgtggtctttccaattgagtctactatcaaaaagtagcccaagaaatcttgcagaattttgaataggtattgggtggttgtctagagttagcctgatgttcggcttcctcctatgtgaaaaaattaccccaatactctttctaatggaaaacttaaaaccccactggaggccccagttatgaatcatatccagtgccaattggatgcgatttgctgagaattctgcattattgctggaatgccataatgcacaatcatcagcgtacagtgagtatttaagattccgaggaggagctggtaagatgtcatttatcatacatagaaatagagttggtgacaagacacttccttgtgggaccccgtttgcctggacaaaaatgtccgaaaaagtgacattgtcagaaaacaatttgacagaaaacgttctgtcagaaatgaaattttgaataaaacaaggcaagtttccacgtaatccgaaagcataaagttttctgagtaggccatatcgccatgtcatgtcgtaggctttttctatatctaaaaatactgaaatcaaaaaatctttttttggcaattgcctcttgaatatgactgtccagctttactagttgatcgagagtttggcgtccctttcggaaaccgcactgctcgtcaactagtaaattactggagtttaaaaaatgcaatagcctactgttaacaattcgttccatgaccttgcataagcaacttgtcaacgcaattgggcggtaggagatggcaaatctgggattaccccctcctttcaatatgggaatgatgtgggcgaagtgccatgagtttggaaaagtgtggctattccaaatttcattgtacacttctagcaacttaatcatgtcatcatgattaagatgctttatcatctcataccgaatctcatcggggcctggggatgttcctctacaggcttctagggctcggacaagctcattcattgtaagatcttggttgtaatcatctcctgtggcaaagtgaattggttgcagctcagccgcttccttgatgggcaggaatgcgtgatgatagtttgctgagctgcttgtatgagagaactgcctggcgagtgcattagcaatgtctctaggagaatcgatgttatttccctcttcaatgatgttatttattttaaaagatgtttttttttcttattgattttattgatagtggaccaaagctctgatgtttttgtattgctgttaattgtagagacaaaactTCGCCAGgaatctctttttgcttgtctaattattctacgagccctagctcttgcttgtttgtaattgcaaaagttctcatttgtgatgttatttttgaaaagcctgtaggcttTATTGCGTCGGCaaagcgccctgcggcaatctggtgtccaccatggaactctatgcttaacgctatctgtcgaagtttcaGAAATGGATAGCAAAgatgcttctaaaatcgaattctgaatattgtttactttatcatcaatggtttctccaacaagttcgagcttgacgctccttgtgaaggcgtccaagtctgctctttttacgttcaATTTAGgccgctgaaggcgttctcactgtgtcgtatgaatatttaatcaaaataggaagatgatcgcttccaaacgagtcgtcaatggtgagccacaggcacttggctgctattgatgatgagaccaatgatatatctatatagctcaaattgccggtattatcgtccacccgcgtgggactaccatcattcaaaAGACTAAATCAGattcgttaatcagcttaactacttgctcacctctaccatccacccgcagggaaccccataacgtatgatgagtattaaaatcacctaaaattactttattttgtggcagacgttcctgaagagcaaagagctcatcatagattatcactttatcaagtggacaataaactgaacatatagccagaaacgtgccattaatttttactttgcatgcgacaaactccaaagtagaatcaatagtcacttctgtaaaagatagggtttggtggatgtacatggcgactccgcctccacccctaccctcacgatcctggtagttcctgagcgatacgacctcgtcagagacaagGTCtattaaatgagtttcttggagaactataatatcgggagcataggacgaggctaataatttaaggtcatttactttaaatctaagacttcgacagttccattgtataatggtcgatgcaatgattacgttttatggggtttggaagtgccttgttcaccagttttaattttcttttatgggagggaggggcctcctctccctcgcttcccggggatctctcacgggatggtttggagacagaagcctccatgtcctgcacctcctggcgagggagacgactgacagattgcgacctacttctctctcgagaaaccgatcgcgagccagacgaagtcctcacaggagtagcccggacggggaggtgcgctccggactgtatttcggtatcatcctccttatgatgtttatgctgggttgatgcagccatttgatcgaccaattttgtcagttgataaactttaatatttaaatccttaactgtttgtttcaattcagcaatttctttatctttagctgcaagctgctgactgacatcacttgcactaggggtgttgttagttactgctgcagcatagggtttgtgtgtcaaactttccactttcctcttaccttcagtataactaacttcatgctgtctcatatatgccaatgtctcagtctccttcttcaggatgctgcactcggcagatcctgaatgatggggacctccacagttagcacatttggaaatttggctagtacatgtgatggtgtcataggcttcagcacatttccggcaaacaaatttagttgaatctttgtcaatacatcttaatgaggtatgtccgaatttttggcatctagtacaatgcattggcttttggacataaggtcttacttgaacacgttcataaccgacattgacatattcggggatcaaaaaacacagtccagttttcgttcacacattcccatccttcttggtcatacaatgaacgtccactacgtcttggtccttcatactctcgagaatttcactttcttccatcgtcctcaaatccctgtgaaagattgcttcct of the Penaeus chinensis breed Huanghai No. 1 chromosome 27, ASM1920278v2, whole genome shotgun sequence genome contains:
- the LOC125039266 gene encoding ETS homologous factor-like; translation: MGRKGLLPIIWQCVHAIPGSNGLTRYILRYSTVIKRGTASLTENSNALTEAASSSPHQLFEDQYEILQKIPSKKKKRVRGPKNWEFLIRLLVNPRSNPSLICWEDESNATFRLVQPYAIAKLWASRTSHTPPLSYNNFARGLRYHYRKGALEAVSEKQLVYRCGPKALRFLNALRPESS